The proteins below are encoded in one region of Pseudonocardia sp. DSM 110487:
- a CDS encoding VOC family protein has translation MARDVQITFDCADPAGLATFWADVLGYQVQAPPQGFDSWDQALEAFGVPPEKRNDASAVIDPDGSGPRLFFQRVPEGKQVKNRVHLDVRAAPGLEGDARMAALEAEAERLVSRGATRIERHEPAPPLAGGHIVMADPEGNEFCLD, from the coding sequence ATGGCCCGCGACGTCCAGATCACCTTCGACTGTGCCGACCCGGCCGGGTTGGCGACGTTCTGGGCCGACGTCCTCGGCTACCAGGTGCAGGCGCCGCCCCAGGGATTCGACTCGTGGGATCAGGCCCTGGAGGCGTTCGGCGTGCCGCCGGAGAAGCGCAACGACGCCTCGGCGGTGATCGACCCCGACGGCTCAGGGCCGCGGCTGTTCTTCCAGCGGGTGCCGGAGGGCAAGCAGGTCAAGAACCGCGTGCACCTCGACGTGCGCGCCGCGCCCGGGCTCGAGGGCGATGCGCGGATGGCGGCGCTCGAGGCCGAGGCCGAGCGGCTCGTCTCCCGAGGCGCCACCCGGATCGAGCGCCACGAGCCCGCTCCCCCGCTCGCGGGCGGTCACATCGTGATGGCCGACCCGGAGGGCAACGAGTTCTGCCTGGACTGA
- a CDS encoding DinB family protein: MTDQTWNSLLRDQIDWHWTHQLRDRLDGLTDDEYFWEPAPGSWSVRPPGTGTAPMQVGSGTVAIDYAIPQPVPAPFTTIAWRLGHVIVGVLAMRNASHFGRAATDYQSFEYAPTAAAALAQLDDEYATWLAGVESLGEAGLTRPCGEAEGPYAELPLATLVLHINRELIHHLAEVCLLRDLYLHTRREAS; the protein is encoded by the coding sequence GTGACCGACCAGACCTGGAACTCCCTGCTACGCGATCAGATCGACTGGCACTGGACCCACCAGCTACGCGACCGCCTCGACGGGCTCACCGACGACGAGTACTTCTGGGAACCGGCGCCCGGCAGCTGGAGCGTGCGCCCGCCTGGCACCGGCACCGCACCGATGCAGGTCGGATCCGGCACGGTGGCCATCGACTACGCGATTCCGCAGCCCGTCCCGGCACCGTTCACGACCATCGCGTGGCGGCTCGGGCACGTGATCGTCGGCGTGCTCGCGATGCGCAACGCGTCGCACTTCGGCCGTGCGGCCACCGACTACCAGTCGTTCGAGTACGCCCCGACCGCGGCCGCGGCGCTGGCCCAGCTCGACGACGAGTACGCCACGTGGCTGGCCGGGGTCGAGTCGCTCGGCGAAGCCGGCCTCACGCGTCCGTGCGGGGAGGCGGAGGGTCCGTATGCGGAGCTTCCCCTCGCAACGCTGGTGCTGCACATCAACCGCGAGCTGATCCACCACCTGGCCGAGGTCTGCCTGCTCCGCGACCTCTACCTGCACACCCGACGGGAGGCGAGCTGA